Proteins from one Parasteatoda tepidariorum isolate YZ-2023 chromosome 4, CAS_Ptep_4.0, whole genome shotgun sequence genomic window:
- the LOC107457003 gene encoding uncharacterized protein gives MHPALVNFNRYSGFGSILSDFALLIEILQFYCLIIKPEDKPLCPKCGCSTRVVKDSRSKIGYCFQCTKRGRKVDPCNGKVSPTDNTFFEGCRIPIEDVFIIIIEFVCKERITSVLEHLTLFRRSTQGQRLGGPTRKPTTTVSTTTVVDYFSYLREVAEVIASHNYHQLGGEDKLLRQYMALHFYRRIRLDEVETLGEKIDRFLRDIALVYPGYKDGHRVDGLKLLEMEVPTPESEGIEALMPKPKKPKVIELSDDDDVPFVDDPEDATWTEADW, from the exons ATGCATCCAGCACTTGTTAATTTCAACCGCTACAGCGGTTTTGGCTCGATTTTAAGCGATTTCGCTTTATTAATAGAGATTTTGCAGTTTTACTGCCTAATTATAAAACCTGAGGATAAACCTCTTTGTCCCAAATGCGGCTGTTCAACTCGAGTTGTTAAAGACTCGAGAAGCAAAATTGGATATTGTTTCCAATGTACTAAACGCGGAAGAAAAGTGGATCCATGTAATGGCAAAGTCAGCCCAACGGATAACACTTTCTTCGAAGGATGTCGGATACCAATCGAAGacgttttcattataattatcgAATTCGTTTGTAAAGAACGAATAACTTCAGTTTTAGAGCATCTAACTTTATTTAGACGATCGACGCAAGGGCAAAGGTTAGGAGGTCCAACTAGAAAACCAACTACGACCGTGTCGACCACAACTGTAGTcgattattttagttatttaagaGAAGTAGCTGAAGTGATAGCCTCCCACAATTACCATCAATTAGGTGGAGAGG acaAATTACTGCGACAATACATGGCCCTACATTTTTACCGAAGGATAAGGCTCGACGAGGTCGAAACTTTAGGCGAAAAAATAGACAGATTCCTGCGAGACATCGCCCTTGTCTACCCGGGGTATAAGGACGGACACCGCGTCGATGGATTGAAACTCCTGGAGATGGAAGTTCCCACACCTGAATCCGAAGGGATTGAAGCACTTATGCCTAAACCCAAAAAGCCTAAAGTCATCGAACTCAGTGATGACGACGATGTTCCATTTGTAGATGACCCTGAAGATGCAACGTGGACAGAAGCTGATTGGTGA